CCAAAAGCGAACCCCTTCGAGGACTCCCCTTTCACGGCGCTTTCCACCTCCGGCCTTTCCGGGCACGGGTCGTTTGGTAGCGGGCAGTTCAAGTGGGAGGAGACGGCGGAGGCGCACGTGCTGAAGGGCGAGGTGCCGGGGCTGAGGAGGGAGGAAATGAAGGTGGAGATAGAAAACGGAACAGTGCTTCAGGTGAGCGGAGAGAGGGTGGTGGAAACAGAAGAAGACAGCGACGCCTGCCACAGCCTCCACCGCGGAATCTCGAAGTTCAAAAAGTGTTTCACGATCCCTCCCCACACCCAACCCGATGACATGATGGCCTCCATGGAAAACGGCGTTCTCACCATCACTCTGCCCAAGCTCAACCCTCCCATCGC
This genomic stretch from Vigna radiata var. radiata cultivar VC1973A chromosome 7, Vradiata_ver6, whole genome shotgun sequence harbors:
- the LOC106766404 gene encoding 17.4 kDa class I heat shock protein-like; amino-acid sequence: MSMVPKANPFEDSPFTALSTSGLSGHGSFGSGQFKWEETAEAHVLKGEVPGLRREEMKVEIENGTVLQVSGERVVETEEDSDACHSLHRGISKFKKCFTIPPHTQPDDMMASMENGVLTITLPKLNPPIAISN